In the Methanomassiliicoccales archaeon genome, one interval contains:
- the purD gene encoding phosphoribosylamine--glycine ligase: protein MKVLTVGGGGREHAIVSALVDGGAEIYAAMSNKNPGISRVCKEFRLIREVDFETITEFAVDAGVEIAVIGPEAPLEIGLVDALSRQGIACVGPNKAAARIETSKRFMRDLLKKYNIPGNVKYEAFDDFEAAKRFAIDFDGQLAVKPVGLTGGKGVKIEGEHLRDKNEVVGYIREIFERRIGGAGVVLEEKLEGEEFTLQSFVDGRTVVPMPLVQDHKRAYEGDIGPNTGGMGSYSAENHLLPFMTNDDFEKAMEIMRKVVSAMRGEGCPYVGFLYGQFMLTADGPKIIEFNARLGDPEAMNVLPLLKSNFVDVCSAIADWNLSGADVEFERKATVCKYVVPEGYGTKSRSGLRIWVDEEAVKKEGARLFYASVNEDSGVITTTSSRAVAVVGIDDNLDMAEAQCERGLKHIGGEAIYVRHDIGKQELIQKRVEHMNRLRCQK from the coding sequence ATGAAAGTTCTCACGGTAGGAGGGGGAGGAAGGGAACACGCAATCGTGAGCGCTCTTGTAGATGGCGGCGCGGAGATCTATGCGGCAATGAGTAACAAAAACCCAGGAATCAGCCGCGTCTGCAAGGAATTTCGCCTTATTAGAGAAGTAGATTTCGAAACGATAACTGAGTTTGCAGTAGATGCGGGAGTTGAAATAGCTGTAATCGGTCCTGAGGCGCCATTGGAGATAGGGCTTGTTGATGCACTTTCTCGCCAGGGTATAGCTTGCGTAGGACCAAATAAAGCGGCAGCAAGGATCGAGACTTCAAAGAGATTCATGAGGGACCTTTTGAAAAAGTACAACATACCTGGTAATGTGAAATATGAAGCATTTGATGACTTTGAAGCTGCAAAGAGATTTGCGATTGATTTTGATGGACAATTAGCAGTAAAACCAGTAGGACTGACTGGGGGAAAAGGTGTTAAAATCGAAGGGGAGCATCTCAGAGATAAGAATGAGGTGGTAGGATATATCAGGGAGATTTTCGAAAGGCGTATCGGCGGCGCAGGCGTTGTACTTGAGGAAAAATTGGAGGGTGAAGAGTTCACTTTGCAGTCATTTGTAGATGGGAGAACTGTAGTGCCCATGCCACTTGTCCAAGATCATAAACGAGCCTACGAGGGCGATATTGGGCCAAATACGGGGGGTATGGGATCATACTCAGCAGAGAACCATCTTCTGCCCTTCATGACTAATGACGATTTTGAAAAGGCCATGGAAATAATGAGAAAGGTGGTCAGTGCCATGAGGGGGGAGGGTTGTCCATATGTCGGATTTTTGTATGGACAGTTCATGCTCACAGCGGACGGCCCAAAGATCATTGAATTCAACGCTCGGCTGGGTGATCCCGAGGCCATGAATGTCCTCCCTCTATTGAAAAGTAACTTCGTCGATGTGTGTTCCGCCATTGCTGACTGGAATTTATCCGGGGCAGACGTCGAGTTTGAGCGCAAGGCCACCGTGTGTAAGTATGTTGTACCAGAAGGATATGGCACAAAGTCGAGGAGCGGGTTAAGGATATGGGTTGATGAAGAGGCCGTCAAAAAAGAGGGGGCTCGTCTCTTTTACGCTTCGGTGAACGAAGACTCCGGTGTAATCACGACAACGTCGTCGAGAGCGGTAGCAGTGGTGGGAATTGATGACAATCTCGACATGGCAGAGGCGCAATGCGAGCGCGGACTTAAGCACATAGGAGGCGAGGCTATTTACGTGAGGCACGATATCGGCAAGCAAGAACTGATTCAAAAGAGGGTTGAACACATGAATAGACTCCGTTGTCAGAAGTAA
- the trxA gene encoding thioredoxin, with the protein MAGNLIEITDSNFDRIRKENAKLIVDCWADWCGPCRMIAPVFEKLANEYIGKVAFAKMNTDQNPELVKRFRIMAIPTLLFFKDGEVVDQIVGAVPREKIVDAIKRNF; encoded by the coding sequence ATGGCCGGAAATCTCATTGAAATCACTGACAGTAACTTTGATCGCATCAGAAAAGAAAACGCGAAATTGATTGTTGACTGTTGGGCGGATTGGTGCGGTCCATGCAGAATGATTGCGCCTGTTTTTGAAAAACTTGCGAATGAGTACATTGGTAAGGTAGCTTTTGCGAAGATGAATACCGATCAGAATCCTGAGCTCGTCAAAAGATTCAGGATAATGGCGATTCCAACTCTGCTGTTTTTTAAAGACGGCGAAGTAGTCGATCAAATAGTCGGCGCGGTCCCCAGGGAGAAAATAGTAGACGCAATAAAGCGGAATTTTTGA
- a CDS encoding CARDB domain-containing protein, translating into MVLATSSYSPLYATIEGKYCIATNEKSEYFIRVVGGPAEVTGGNYSFTAKLIGPPVVQAKVVPTNGKSATGIFRVNVTAPPNPQNMILRVNVTSASPDGVSVETVTKEFVIEVLTPVIISATVRNEGNMTVKDIPFAIYADGSRIYETTISLDPKASKTIMYNWTDPNLQPGVHVITVVIDPGNELVNLETGGTSYTTTIYIGKSDYTIANITLAAAFIISLIAIYIVYRRPKRRRMKQR; encoded by the coding sequence GTGGTACTTGCCACTTCGTCATATTCTCCTCTTTACGCCACGATTGAGGGCAAGTATTGCATTGCAACAAATGAAAAATCAGAATATTTCATTAGGGTTGTTGGTGGACCTGCGGAAGTCACTGGTGGGAACTATAGTTTCACCGCAAAGCTCATCGGACCGCCGGTTGTACAAGCAAAAGTCGTGCCTACAAACGGAAAATCAGCTACGGGCATTTTTAGAGTCAATGTAACTGCCCCACCGAACCCTCAAAACATGATTCTGCGAGTGAACGTAACCTCTGCCTCTCCCGACGGTGTATCAGTTGAGACGGTTACAAAAGAATTCGTGATTGAAGTGCTCACTCCCGTCATTATCTCAGCAACGGTAAGAAATGAGGGTAACATGACCGTCAAAGATATCCCTTTCGCAATTTACGCTGATGGCTCGAGAATCTATGAAACAACGATAAGCTTGGATCCCAAAGCATCCAAGACTATTATGTATAACTGGACCGATCCTAATTTGCAGCCTGGTGTGCATGTAATAACTGTTGTTATCGATCCCGGCAATGAGCTTGTGAACCTTGAAACTGGAGGTACCTCGTACACCACGACGATATACATTGGCAAATCTGACTACACGATTGCCAATATCACGCTTGCGGCCGCATTTATCATCTCTTTAATCGCTATTTACATCGTTTACAGAAGACCAAAGAGAAGAAGGATGAAACAGCGGTGA